ATCTTGCCGTACAGCGGCAGAAACACCAGGTTCGCGAACGCGAGACCATAAAGCGTTGCCACGAACGCGGTGGCAATACCTTGCCCCAGTTGCGCAGGTTCGAGCATATGACCCGTCACCTGAATCAGGCCGAGCACCGCGCCGAGAATGCCGAACGTCGGCGCATAACCGCCCGCCTGTTGCCAGATTCGCGCGGCCGCCACGTGATTGCGCTCGTACGCATCCAGCTCCCGTTGCAACGCGTCTTCGAGCACCGCAGTGGCCACGCCGTTCGCCAGAAGTTCGAGCCCTCGCTGCGCAAACGGATTGATGCCGCCGGCCTCGATCGACTCGAACGCCAGCATGCCGTTCAGCTTCGCCTGATCGCCCCATTCGAGCAGAACCGACAGGCTCTTGCGGTCGACCTGCCGCGCCCTTACGAAGGCCAGGCGCAGTTGCTTGATGCCATCGAAGAAGCGCGCCCACGTGTTCTGGATCATCACCGCGCCGAGCGTGCCGCCCAGCACGATGACGAACGCCTCCGGCTGAAACAGCGCCGTAAAGTGCCCACCCTCCAGCGAGAAACCGGCGACGATCGCCGTTACGCCGAACACGGCGCCCAATAGCGTCAAAAGATCCATACGTCCTCTCGAATGGCCGCCCGAGCCTTCGAACCTGCAAGGAAAACAGCCTGTTTAATGACGCGAATCAACACGCGAGAACGACGCAAATCGCGTCACGCACTCAGGTTGGAGAGCGGCATCGCATTGCCCGCGGGCGCTTTAAGCGTGCGTATCGTCTCGATGAAGCGCTGCTCGATCTCGGCAATTTCGAGCGGATCGATTTTGATTTCACGCCGCATCACCCACGACACCTCTTTCT
This genomic stretch from Paraburkholderia bryophila harbors:
- a CDS encoding flagellar motor protein; this encodes MDLLTLLGAVFGVTAIVAGFSLEGGHFTALFQPEAFVIVLGGTLGAVMIQNTWARFFDGIKQLRLAFVRARQVDRKSLSVLLEWGDQAKLNGMLAFESIEAGGINPFAQRGLELLANGVATAVLEDALQRELDAYERNHVAAARIWQQAGGYAPTFGILGAVLGLIQVTGHMLEPAQLGQGIATAFVATLYGLAFANLVFLPLYGKIRAQVDSELRFRRLYLDGLLAISRKESPHTIETRLAGDVRARSAELLG